The DNA window agccaaatccattcatttgaaggggcatccacatacttttgtatatacagttgaagtcggaagtttacatacacctttgccaaatacatttaatctcagtttttcacaattcctgacatttaaatcctagtaaaagttctctgtcttaggtcagttaggatcaccactctatttcaagaatgtgaaatgtcagaataaaagtcAAGAGAATGATTTACCACAATGCTGGAAATCTATCTGCATCCACAAAAACTAATCCCATCGTTTTATGACAAACACAGATGGTGTTATATCAAATTTCAATagaagaaaaaagagagagaggaagagaaacacaCAGATGTACTGCCAGTCCTTGATGTTTTGGCTGTATATGTAGTCTAATATTAAACACAGATATGTGGGCAGGGGGAAACACATGCATTATAATTTACAAGGCATTATAAGCTAGTGGTCATCTATAAGAAAAAGAGGATAGGATTGAAAGGCAGCGCTGCTCTTGGGTCAGCTTTCACCATTCAAATGTTTCTTTAACATTATAATTATTTCACAGAGAGCGAGTATATTATTCAGAGAGCGATGAACACAATGACAGACGCAACACCCCAGAGGTGCAAATTAGAGCCATCAAAAAAAGTTTTTCAAAAAATTACTCAAAAGCGTAAAAAAACTGAACTTTGTTATCGTACACTTAACACTGTCAGGTTCTTGGTTAACCTCAAATGTTCTATTGAATCATTTTGATAAAGCTTCTGTTGTAATATTTGTCTAGCACTGCAAAAGGCAAAGCCATAAGGGTTAATTAATGTAATAATGGGTTTAGTGTTGCCTAGAGATTGGTGAGTTTAACTTGCTACACCCAGTGAGTGCTCTGCTACGAAAGGTTAAGCAAATCGCATTTGAAAGCTTTTGCATTGAAATAATTAAACATTCCGAACAGCTGGATATAATTATTTTATGACCTAAGTCCACAGTATTTACTGAAAATCAAAAGTATTGCATCTTTATTTTTACAAATTCTCACCAGAATCTGAatctggagactcatatcttcctcactagctttaagcaccagctgtcagagcagctcaaagatcactgcacctgtacatagcccatctgtaaacagcccatccaattacctcatccccatactgtatttatttatcttgttcctttgcaccccagtgtctctacttgcatattcatcttctgcacatctaccattccagtgattaattgctatattgtaattaatttgtcaccatggcctatttattgccttaactcccttacaTTCACTGTATATGGCTTTTTGGTTTCCATTTTTCAACTGTATTATTGAGTATgctttgtttattccatgtgtaactgtgttgtgtgtcgaactgctatgctttatcttggccaagtggcagttgcaaatgagaacttgttctcaactagcctacctggtaaaataaaggtgaaatatatacaatgctcaaaaaataaagggaacactaaaataacacatcctagatctgaattaatgaaatattcatATGAAATaatttctttacatagttgaatgtgctgacaacataatcacacaaaaatgttaaattgaaatcaaatgtatcaacccatggaggtctggatttggagtcacactcaaaattaaagtggaaaaccacactacaggcagcagaacgttctccacggcgtctccagactgtcacatgtgctcagtgtgaacctgctttcatctgtgaagaacaCAGGGTGCCAGtagcaaatttgccaatcttggtgttctctggcaaatgccaaacgtcctgcacggtgttgggctgtaagcacaacccccacctgtggacgtcgggccctcataccaccctcatggagtctgtttctgaccgtttgagcagacacatgcacatttgtggcctgctggaggtcattttgcagggctctggcagtgctcctccttgcacaaaggcagaggtagcggtcctgtgctgggttgttgcccttctacggcctcctccacgtctcctggtagcgcctccatgctctggacactacgctgacagacacagcaaaccttcttgccacagctcacattgatgtgccatcatgaatgagctgcactacctgagccacttgtgtgggttgtagactccgtctcatgctaccactagagtgaaagcaccgccagcattcaaaagtgcccaaaacatcagccaggaagcacaGGAACTGAGAAggggtctgtggtcaccacctgcagaaccactcctttattgaggGTGTCttactaattgcctataatttccacctgttttccattccatttgcacaacagcatgtgaaatgttttgtcaatcagcgttgcttcctaagtggacagtttgatttcacagaagtgtgattgacttggagttacattgttacattgtgttattttttgagcagtatattatttcttcttttttttaccaATCCACATGAATAAAAGGTGGTCCGGCCCATCTGGCATATGCCAGAATTGCCAGAAGGCCAATCCGCCAATgtctccaactctgttcctggagtGCGACTGTCCTGTCAGTCGTGGCTCCAGCCCTAATGTAGCACAattgattctaataattagctggttagtAAATTTAGTCAAGTTAGCTAAAACTGGtgttggattgaaaacctacaggagggtagggTAGCgctccaagaacagggttggagatccCTTTGCCTTGTTTCCCAAAAGCGTTTTAAGGCGAAGTGCGTTGTTAGAACCTTTGTAGGAGCATAGTTAAATCTATGAGCTGTTTCCAAAACCATCATTATTAAATGTGCACTTGATAACACTCATAAACGAATGCTTGCCTCATTGCATCCTTACATTATTTGTTGGCCTCCCGTGTCACTTTATACACAGATCATCTCCGCTAAACATAGAATCACATGGTTTATCTTATCTCTGTGACTGCAGATAACTTCAGAACAAAGTTGACTACCAAAAAAAGTTGTCTTTGCCATTGATACAAACATGACATAAAACTATTCTTCAAATGAAAACCGCAACCATTAAAATAAAGAGCGGGCCTATTTCATATTCTAATGTGCCAATTGTAGACTGTCTGTAATTTGcctcaatatatttcatgatgTGTAGCCGAAAGCGCATAATGGGGAAAATGTGTGATTTAATGCATTTTTATTTGGTAAGCATTAGAATAACCTGCCTCAATATTTGCAACCATAAGCTGGTAATATCTCTACAGGAATTGATCCGTGGGAAACGTGTTACATCTTCGGCTGTTGTGGGAAAGATGCATCATTAAAAAAACTCATAAGGCTAAATGCCATTGCTATCAGGAAACTGGTCCAAGGACATTATAAATCAAGAATGGGCCACTCCAGTCCTCAGTGGCCAGAGTGAAGTCACACTTCTTCCCCATCCCAAGctaacacagctgattaaactaaTTGTATTTTCAACTAAAGAttatgattagttgattattggagtcaggtgtgttagctggggctggcgcaaaagtgtgacaccaatcaggccccgaggactggagttgaccATCCCTATTATAAATGAAGATACTTGACAGTAATGAGATACATCCAGTTCAGATTGTAGTATATGTGCAGCTGTGTAACATGTCTCGAACATCATTAGGTAAATCAAACAAGGGGTGGAGTCAAACTAAGACAAAGGGATACAAAATGGCTGTTCAGAGACACTGTAGTTATTGCAAATGTCAAAGAAATATGTACAATTGCAACTAAAAACTAGATAATAATGGCGCTCTGTATTACATTCCTTCTACTTCTTACCTTTGGCTGTTCAGCTACAGTTCAGCAGCTTTATCGGGAAGCGGAATCTCAGCTCCAAGTGGCAAATGCCCCTGGGAGATTAGTTCCACAGTATAGGCCTGTTCAAGAACCAGCCAGATTTCAACCACGGCCTGTGCAATGGCCCGCCAGGGTCCAGACACCGCATGTTCAAAACCCTTTCCTCCAGTCAAAGCAGACCTTCAATGAGCCTTTGACCTGGAGATATCCTGAAGATCCAGTCAAAGAGGTCCAGTTGGCTATTGCTGAGCAGGGACCGCTGGCTGTACCTGCCAGTAGCATTGCAGTTCAATGTGGGGAGACTGCTGCTCGTGTGGAAGTCAAACGAGATCTGCTCGGTATCGGCCAACTCATTTACCCAGCGGATCTTACCTTGGGAGGCTGTGCTGTCACCGGGGAGGATGCTTCCGCTCAAGTTCTGATCTTTGTCACTGAGCTGCACGAATGTGGCAGCACTCTGACGGTAACATTGAGCATTAGCATCGTTATGACTTTTCTAGGTTGACTGCCATTGATTTTCTTACAATGCCGTTTGCTGCTCTGATTCCAGATGACTGAAGATTCACTTGTCTATGTCTTCACACTCCGTTATACACCAGCCACCCTGGGCAGCAGCCCCATTGTTCGGACTAGAGAAGTGGTGGTCTGGGTTGAGTGCCACTATCAAAGGTGAGTTGACTACACCTGTGTTGGTACTTTTTATTCTTCAGTTCAATCTACTTTGGATACACTTCCTTGGCCATTTGGTTTCACATTTAAAGACTCCTTTACAGAAATCATGATGTGAGCAGTGATTCAGTGAAGCCCACCTGGAATCCCTATGCCTCCACTAAGGTTGCAGAGGAGCTCCTCTACTTCTCCCTGAGGCTAATGACTGGTTAGTAACTGCTTGTCCTTGCCATATTGGCATTGCTCTTGACAGGCATTGACTTAAGTGCTGTCTCTGCAATTGTTTGTAAACTATGGTGTTGCCAACTGGCAAATGTAACCGCCGCTTAGTTATTGGAATGAGGTGGCTACCCCAGAGTACAAAAGGATGGCAGTTATATTTGCCATGATAAAACCACACTGCTGCTGTACAGACCCTGCTCTAGTTTATCTGACTTGGAATAAGCATTACTGTTGCCTTGTCTTCGCAGACAACTGGCAGTTGGAGAGACCCAGCAAAGAGTACGTCCTTGGAGATAATATGAACTTTGACGCTTCTGTCGTCCAGTTCTTCCATGTGCCCCTCCGAGTCTTTGTGGACAACTGTGTAGCCACAGTCATCCCAAATGCCAACGCTGTCCCAAGATATGCCTTCATCGAGAACCGTGGGTGAGTATCCTTTAAGGTACTTGATCTAGTTCACGGACTAATCGTTTGATTTAATCTGATAAGGAAAGCATTTCCCATTCCCTCCACCTGCCCACACTTCAAATCAACAGCCACCTTGAATGGCATCCTTCCAGAATTTCAGCAGTGTAGGTAGCCTAATTTTGATATTTGTGGCCTTCAGTTGTCTGGTTGACACCAAGCTGACAGGCTCCAGGTCCCAGTTCATACCTCGCACCATGGATGACGCGCTCCAGTTCCAGATCGAAGCCTTTAGGTTTCATGTTGTGAACACTGGCTCAGTGAGTAGTTAATCCTGAGATCTTCTGCAAATTAGCTTCGGAATGTCCAAATTTATAGAATTGGCTGTTTTGATTCACTTCAATCAAAAATAAGTATGCTATGCCCAATATGGCTTATTGTACCCAACATGACGTTGCTTTGAATTGATGTCAAATGTACTAATTGTTATGTGGTACCAATGCTGAGACTTCAACCAATTTCAACAGCTATACATTACCTGCCTCCTGAAAGCTACAACCGCTTCATCCCCTATTGATCATGAGAACAAGGCTTGTTCCTTCTCAAATGGGTAAGTCTGGGTATATATGGCAGGGTGTGCACTTTGCTTGTACGTACTATATGCAACACTCTCTTTTCAATAGATGGCGCGAGGCCAATAAGAAAGACCAGGTGTGTGGCTGTTGTGACACAGACTGTGGCATGAGAAGGGAACCGGATCCAGGTACATGTGCACTACAGTCCAGTGTTTGTCATTCCTGGACAAAAATGTGCACCTGGGGTGCACACCTTTGTCCTAATCAAGTACTTACAGACTTGATTCACGTAAGCCCTTGGCTGCAAACTAGTGCTAGGCTGGAAAAAAGTGCACCTTCTGCGTAAATGACTTGCTTTCTGTTTTGttatgtcggaccccagtaagccGACACCAACAGCTAGTATAatggatcctaataaatcaaatcaggAAGGTTTTCTGCTCTTCCTAGATTTCCGGTGGGAGCAAGAAGCGTCTATTGGTCCTCTCAACATCAAAGAAAAGCTTCTTGACTGATGGTCTATTTAATCATTTGGACTGACATTCCTGTTGAAAAAACACATTATGGATGATTAAAAAAATATGGATTTAAAGGAATTTGTCGTGAGTCTTTTGTTCATGAGCTTTTTTAACGCGTAACTAGGTGTAAAATGAAGTACTACTTTTTGCTTGCTAGCTGATCTGGCAGTTTAACAAGAGGTGGTAGCTAAGCTTCTTTACAAACAAATTGGCAACTGTGCTAAATGGCTACCTAGCTAGGTTACTGTGGCTAGCCAAAAAGAGCATGTTTTGAAAATTAGATTGTGTTTTGAGTAAGTATTACCACCATAGGATTTTTAACATTCAAAGCAACTGAGAAGTCAGTGGCAGGAAATGTCACCTTAGCTTGCAACAGAACTTGAGTTATTGGTTGTTCTTGTGTCTTATCAGCCAACACCACTGCACAAACCTGTCACTATGACAACTAGTGTAGCCTTGTATGAAAATGTCAAATTTGGTTATTTGCAACTTGTTTGGACAGTCTGTAGTCAAACTGATTTGAGCATTattaaggcctgcagtgtgaatAAGGCTTTAGGATATTACCATCCACAAGAAGCATCTTAACCTTTCTAATATCAAAATATGACTTGCACAATTTCCCATCAACCTCTGGGGGAGGGAATAGAAGCAGTCCTTCCCAAAGTATTTGGCCCTTGAAAATGTCCTGTGAATCGCTGGACTGAAACGATGCAAATTAAATTAGAGCGGTACACATTCTATAGTGGCCTATACCACACCATTACAGGCTGCACTGAACTACTGCTGTTAAATATGGATTTTTCTGTTCGTGATGAaaggtgcggctggcttctgagTTCAGTGGGCAatatgtcaagaagcagtgcggcttggttgtttCAGATGAACaaatggctctcaaccttcgcctctctcgagtccatacgggagttgcagcgatgagaagactaactaccaattggctACTATGACATTGGAGAAAAAGGAGGTTAAGAAATGTATATATTAAAAAGGCTTAAGACCCTTTGCAATGAAACTTGAAATTGATATGGTCTCAAAactgacagtacatgtcagagcaaaaaaacaagccatgagatcgaaggaattgtccgtagtgctccgagacaggattgtgtcgaggcacagatctggggaagggtaccaaaaaatgacAATTTTTGAAAGGTCCGCAAGAACACCgtggttcctctgtggagatgggagaaccttccaggggacaaccatctctgcagctttACACCAATTAGACCTTTCTGGTAGGGTGGCCAGATGGATGCccctcagtgaaaggcacatgacagcccgttaTGAGGTTGCCTaaaggtacctaaagactctcagaccatgaaaaacaatattctctggtctgatgtaaacatgttggaactctttggcctgaatgccaagagtcatgtctggaggaaaccttgcaccatccctacggtgaagcatggtggtggcagcatcactggtgttttcatcggcaaggactgggagactagtcaggatcgaggcaaagtacagagagatcatgaaacctgctcaggacctcagactggggtgaaggttcactttccaacaggacaacgacccttagCACTCAGCCAAAACAATGtatgagtggcttcgggaccaGTCTCTCattgtccttgagtggccgaTCCAGAGCCTGGACATGAATCCGATCAAATAACTCTAGAGAGACCtgcaaatagctgtgcagcaacgcttcccatccaacttgacagagtttgagaggatctgcaaagaggaatgggagaaactccccaaatacaggtgcgccaagcttgtagcatcatacccaagaagacttgaggctgtaatcgctgccaaaggtgcttcaataaagaactgagtaaagggtctgaatacaaatGTAAACGTGATATGAGGGGTTTTTGTGTATAAAATTgctcaaataaaaaaaaacgtttttgctttgccattatgggttattgtgtgtagcttgatgagggggggaaatgaTTTAATCTATTTTATAAAATTGGTCTAACTTAATCAAATGTgtaaatgtcaaggggtctgaatactttccggaagCACTGCATGTACTGGATGGTGTCACTGCTTACAAATATCTGGGCATCGGATAGctgtcttttaaaaagcatgttaCAGAGTTAGGctgacgtgtactcaaagcatgcgcagaccaactggcaagtgtctttactTGCCACTTTAGACATGGCGTTTTCCTTGAGAtgtccgtgggatgttcaaagtttctgatatttttttataacccaaccctgatctgtacttctccacaactttgtccctgacatgtttggagagctccttggtcttcatggtggtGCTTGCTTGGTAGTGCCCATTGCTTAGTGgtattgcagactctggggcctttcagaacaggtgtatatttactgagatcatgtgacacttagattgcacacaggtggactttatttaactaattatgtgacttctttaggggcttcataggaaagggggtgaatacatatgcacgcaccacttttccattttttattataattttttttgaAACCGGTAATTTTtcaaatttcacttcaccaatttggactattttgtgtatgttcattacatgaaatccaaatagaaatgaatttaaatgacaggttgtaatgcagcaaaataggaaaaacgccaaggggatgaatacttttgcaaggcactgtagctcgtctggtaggcttgtgtcactgggcacctctcggctgtgcttccatttgtagtctgtaatagtttgcaagccctgccacttccgacgagcatcggagccggtgtagtacgattcaatcttagtcctgtattgacactttgcctgtttgattgtttgtttgtcggagggcatagcgggatttcttataaacttcTGGGTTgcagtcccactccttgaaagtgtaGCTCTCGCCTtcagctcagtgcgaatgttgcctgtaatccatggcttctggttgtggtACGTACGTATTTattgcacttattgataaagccagtgactgatgtggtgtactcctcattgccatcggaagaatcctggaacatattcctgtctgtgctagtgaaacagtcctgtcgtttagcatctgcttcatctgaccactttttttatagaccgagtcactggtggttcctgctttaattttgcttgtaagcagcaatcaggaggagagagttatggtcagatttgccaaatggagggcaagggagagctttgtaagcgtctctttgtgtggagtaaaggtggtttagaattgttttccctctggttgcaaaTTGAACATGCTGAtggaaattaggtaaaactgatttgtttccctgcattaaagtccccagccactaggagtgccgccccTGAATGAGTGTTTTACTGTTTGCATATgacagaatacagctcattgagtgcggttttagtgccatCCTCAGTCTGTGGAAAAatactctctaggtagatagtgtggtctacagcttacaATGAGATACTccacctcaggtgagcaaaaccttgagacttcctgaGATATCATGCCCCAGCTATTGTTTACAAATAGGCATAGGCCCCCaccctgtgtcttaccagaggctgctgttctgtcctgcctatagagtgtataacccgccagctgtatgttcttaatgttgtcgttcagccacgacttgttgaaacataagatattacagtttttaatgtcctgttggtaggatatacgtgctttcagtttgtcccatttattttccagtgattgaaTGTTAGCTAGAAAAACggaaggcaagggcagattaTCCACTCATTGCCTGATCCTTACAAGGCATCCTGATCTCTTTCCACAAAACCTAAGTTTCCTTTTCCAGCGAATCACAGGGTTCTGGGCCTGGTtgggtgtctgtagtatatccctcgCATCCGACTCTTTGAAGAAGAACTCCTCGTccaatttgaggtgagtaatcccagttctgatgtcctGAACCtctttcggtcataagagacgatagcaataacattatgtacaaaacaagtttcGAACAATGCGAAAACAAACAAAAttgcatggttggttaagagcctaTAAGACGGCATCCCtcccctccggcgccatcttGAACAATATGACAATCCGATGGAGATACGTCACTCACCGTGGAAGTCGAAGAAAGCGTCCTCTGGCAACAGGGTCCTCCTTGGAGATGTTAAGCCCTGACCTGACACCGACCAGAAATGGTTTTGCCGCCCTGGATCCACAGGTTCCGTCGCATTCTTCCTTAGGGGCTTCCCATTCCAGATCGGATCCGGAGGTACCTGTGTCCTCTATCCTCTGTTTTGTCTCCCTTTCCGGTGGCGTCTACCTCTGGTTCAGATCCCGAACACTCCCAACCTCATCAGACAGTGAGATTGCCCTAGAAACCGGCCCATTCAACATCACCAGCTGTCATTATCAGCATCTCTATGGTGAGAAACATCTCGGTTCCCAAAGCAAAAACCCTGTGCTACCCAGGAGCACAAGTACAGGACATCACAAGGCTGCTTCCGACTGTCCTAGTGCAGATGCCGGGAGCTGTCGCTGTCATAGTCCAAGTGGAGTCAAACGACATCAGGAAATCatttcaggtccagtaccatcATTGGGCCGCGAATGTGAAAGATTCAGCAGGTGATTGGCATAACACATCTGGCTAAAAGATTACTGTAGCTCTGCTGGAATCACTTTTATAGATAACTTTGACAGCTTCTGGAAACAGAAGGTTCCCAAACTttgtttaacctcatagtccgccccatcccgcatgcggtcgcgttactacagcctcaagctcataaaccataacgcaacgttagcgatttctaaaaatcgcaaatgaaataaatatgcctgctctcaagcttatccttttcttaacaatcctgtcgtctcagattttcaaaatatgctttagaaccagagaaaatcaataatttgtgtaagagtggtgatagctagcttagcatttagcgttagcatttagcacgcaacatattcacaaaaaccagcaaagggatcaaataaaataatttacctttgaagaacttcagatgtttcaatgaggagactctcagttacatagcagatgtccagtttttcctgaaagattcttgtgtaggacacatcgttccgtttgttactatgcatttggctaccgaaactaaccgaaaattcagtcacctacacgtcaaacttttttccgaattaactccataatatcgactgaaacatggaaaacgttgtttgaatcaatcctcaaggtgttttgtcatatatctcttcattgaaatggcagtcctagaagccttctttgttctctgattcggatggaaaaatactggtcgctgacttttgcgcaccaatttccacgcagacaccgtgcgggacacttggcaattgtagtctcttatggtcaatcttccaatgatatgcctacaaatacgtcacaatgctgcagacaccttggggaaacgctagaaagtgtccgttcattcctgtcgcattcacagccatataaggcaatcatggaaaacgtaccttcaaaaatcctgttcatttcctggtcgctcaaacatcttggttttgcctgaagcttttgttataaggcactcacagtgaaaatctttgcagttctggaaacgtaagagtgtcttctttccaaaactatcaattccaagcatagtcgagcatcttttcgtgacaaaatattgcgcttaaaatgggcacgtctttttatccaaaaatgaaataatgcccctagtggactaacaggttaatcCCGTACACCTTCAAACactcaacctccagctgcgtacccctctagcaccagggtcagtgcaCTCTCATATATAGTTTTTTGTCATCATTGTAAGCatgccacacacactatacgatacatttattaaacatagaataagtgtgagtttttgtcacaacccggcatGTGGAAAGCaccaaagagctcttataggaccagggcacaaataaatAATTGttctctttatttagccatcttgcatataaaaccttatttgttattCGATAATGGTGAATAACTaactacaggttaatgagaagggagtacttgaaaggatgcacataactctgcaatgttgggttgtattgaagagagtctcagtcttaaatcatttaccacacacagtctgtgcctgtatttagttttcatgctagtaaGCGCCTAGAATCCAGTCTCTCATAGGTACGTGGATGCAAAAGGAAGTGTTTTAACAGGCAGCATACTATGAGCACAGCCCAATCCaaaaatctggcagtggcttctgattaaaatacattttcacagaacaTCTTGCTGAAATGtcaatgaggctctcttgttcagataccGGTAAGTGGAGTGGAGGCAGgtcatgaaagggataacgaatagttttttgtgtcatctgtttcgggaaagtacctgcacATTTGCGCACCCAAATCACTCATGtacttcgctatatcacatttaacATTGTCTGTAAGcatgagttcatttgcacacaaaaaaatcatacattgatggaaagacctgtgtgttgtccttgataatggagacagagaagagctccaacttcttaatcaatTTTGAtctgcacattgaatatagttgtggagagtccctgtaatcttagaatcagatcattcaggcgagaaaaaacatcacccagataggccagtcgtgtgagaaactcgtcatcatacaagcggtcagacaagtgaaaatgatggtcagtaaagaaaactttaagcttgtctctcaatttaaaaaatgtgtcaatactttgccccttgataaccagcgtacttctgtatgttgtaaaagtgttacataGTTGCAGCCCAAATCATTGCATAGTTcagaaaatacatgagagttcaggggccttgctttgacaaagttaaccattttcatttCCTtaatgtctttcaagctgtcaggtatTCATTTGGCAGCAAgtgcctctcggtggatgctgcagtgtacccaaaaGGTgttgggagcaactgcttgcatgcgcATTACAGCTCCACTATCTCTCCCTGTCATGGCATTTGCGCCG is part of the Oncorhynchus keta strain PuntledgeMale-10-30-2019 chromosome 26, Oket_V2, whole genome shotgun sequence genome and encodes:
- the LOC118358756 gene encoding zona pellucida sperm-binding protein 3-like, producing MALCITFLLLLTFGCSATVQQLYREAESQLQVANAPGRLVPQYRPVQEPARFQPRPVQWPARVQTPHVQNPFLQSKQTFNEPLTWRYPEDPVKEVQLAIAEQGPLAVPASSIAVQCGETAARVEVKRDLLGIGQLIYPADLTLGGCAVTGEDASAQVLIFVTELHECGSTLTMTEDSLVYVFTLRYTPATLGSSPIVRTREVVVWVECHYQRNHDVSSDSVKPTWNPYASTKVAEELLYFSLRLMTDNWQLERPSKEYVLGDNMNFDASVVQFFHVPLRVFVDNCVATVIPNANAVPRYAFIENRGCLVDTKLTGSRSQFIPRTMDDALQFQIEAFRFHVVNTGSLYITCLLKATTASSPIDHENKACSFSNGWREANKKDQVCGCCDTDCGMRREPDPDFRWEQEASIGPLNIKEKLLD